One genomic region from Amaranthus tricolor cultivar Red isolate AtriRed21 chromosome 12, ASM2621246v1, whole genome shotgun sequence encodes:
- the LOC130828736 gene encoding uncharacterized protein LOC130828736 — translation MGDWIGSSWVWGLQWRRHLFDWENEDVQALQHIIHQKGPKRDTTDGILWKNAVAVSYPTKDITDKLSESLVPSLPKSVASIVWQKFIPPRAKLIVWLANKERLKTGDLLVEKGIIPPQDANCPFCGMFLESNSHILFVCRFSWSAWMEIINWWGLSAPLHNQPSKFSIQWLGLVNRRSHKDIWTLTLGCVFWSLWYERNQIKFKRKTPNLHNFVLSLKIRIGIWAKEMMGSDICAPNVIHNGY, via the exons ATGGGAGATTGGATTGGTAGCTCATGGGTATGGGGACTACAATGGCGTCGCCACTTGTTTGATTGGGAAAATGAAGATGTACAAGCACTTCAACATATCATTCATCAAAAGGGGCCGAAAAGAGACACGACGGATGGTATCCTCTGGAAGAATGCAGTTGCTGTCTCTTATCCTACAAAAGACATAACAGATAAGCTCTCTGAATCCCTTGTTCCTTCCCTTCCGAAATCAGTAGCGTCAATTGTCTGGCAAAAATTCATACCCCCGAGAGCAAAACTGATTGTATGGCTGGCAAATAAGGAGAGGCTGAAAACTGGAGACCTGCTCGTGGAAAAAGGAATCATTCCCCCCCAAGATGCAAACTGCCCTTTCTGCGGTATGTTTCTTGAATCCAACTCTCACATTCTATTTGTTTGCAGATTCTCTTGGAGTGCTTGGATGGAAATTATTAACTGGTGGGGCCTATCAGCTCCTCTCCATAATCAACCCTCAAAATTCAGCATACAATGGCTAGGCCTGGTCAATCGTAGGAGTCACAAGGACATCTGGACCCTCACACTGGGATGCGTCTTTTGGTCTTTGTGGTATGAAAGGAACcaaatcaagtttaaaagaaaaacgcCAAATCTGCACAATTTTGTTCTTTCCTTGAAAATCCGAATTGGAATTTGGGCCAAGGAAATGATGGGTTCCGATATATGTGCTCCAAATGTTATACATAAT GGATACTGA